From a region of the Janthinobacterium sp. 61 genome:
- the ccoG gene encoding cytochrome c oxidase accessory protein CcoG, translating into MEPQVIKMYAAREQIYPREAKGRYATWRWVCVWLTQLAFYGLPWLTWNGRQALLFDLTTRKFYIFGVVLWPQDFIYLAALLIICAYLLFLVTAIAGRVWCGFSCPQTVYTEIFLWVERRIEGTRSARMALDKQGPSVRKAFKKTAKHLAWGAIALWTGFTFVGYFTPIKELAREVTTLNFGPWEWFWVLFYSLATYGNAGWLREQVCKYMCPYARFQSAMFDQDTLIITYDAKRGEPRGAISKKAGNNDKLGDCIDCTLCVQVCPTGIDIRNGLQYECIGCAACVDACNSVMDKVDRPRGLVRYSTDHAMENNFSSKQIRQRAMRPRVLIYTSILALIIIAVCTSLALRTPLKMDVIRDRGSMGREVEDGMIENVYRLQIMNTSEQTQHFKISASGLPGLTLLTREEVTLQPTETLGWPIRLRVPHGVGEKGSNKIAIELHSLDDPSLHVRESAVFIVPR; encoded by the coding sequence ATGGAACCTCAAGTCATCAAGATGTATGCGGCCCGCGAGCAAATCTACCCTCGCGAGGCCAAAGGACGCTACGCTACCTGGCGATGGGTATGCGTATGGCTTACCCAGCTGGCGTTCTACGGCTTGCCGTGGTTGACCTGGAATGGCAGGCAAGCCCTGCTGTTCGATTTGACCACGCGCAAGTTCTACATTTTCGGCGTCGTGCTGTGGCCCCAGGATTTCATCTATCTGGCGGCCCTGCTGATCATCTGTGCGTATTTGTTGTTCCTCGTCACGGCCATCGCCGGGCGGGTGTGGTGCGGGTTCTCTTGCCCGCAAACGGTATACACGGAAATCTTCCTGTGGGTCGAACGCCGCATCGAGGGCACGCGCAGCGCGCGCATGGCCCTCGACAAGCAGGGACCCTCCGTGCGCAAGGCTTTCAAGAAAACGGCCAAGCACCTGGCATGGGGCGCCATCGCCCTGTGGACGGGCTTTACCTTTGTCGGCTATTTCACGCCGATCAAGGAACTGGCGCGCGAGGTGACCACCCTCAATTTCGGTCCCTGGGAATGGTTCTGGGTCTTGTTCTACAGCCTGGCAACCTACGGCAACGCGGGCTGGCTGCGCGAGCAGGTGTGCAAATACATGTGCCCCTACGCGCGCTTCCAGAGCGCCATGTTTGACCAGGACACCCTGATCATCACTTACGATGCCAAGCGCGGCGAACCGCGTGGCGCCATCAGCAAGAAGGCCGGCAACAACGACAAGCTGGGCGACTGCATCGACTGCACCCTGTGCGTACAAGTGTGTCCGACCGGCATCGATATCCGCAACGGCCTGCAGTATGAATGCATCGGCTGCGCCGCCTGCGTCGACGCCTGCAACAGCGTGATGGACAAGGTCGACCGGCCGCGGGGACTGGTACGCTACAGTACCGACCATGCGATGGAAAACAACTTCAGTTCGAAGCAGATCCGCCAGCGCGCCATGCGCCCGCGCGTGCTGATCTACACTTCCATCCTGGCCCTGATCATCATCGCCGTGTGTACCTCGCTGGCCCTGCGCACGCCCCTGAAAATGGACGTGATCCGCGACCGCGGTTCGATGGGACGCGAAGTGGAAGACGGCATGATCGAAAACGTTTACCGCTTGCAGATCATGAACACCTCGGAGCAAACCCAGCATTTTAAAATCAGCGCTTCCGGCTTGCCGGGCCTGACCTTGCTGACGCGCGAAGAAGTAACCTTGCAGCCGACGGAAACGCTGGGCTGGCCGATCCGCCTGCGCGTGCCGCACGGCGTGGGCGAGAAGGGCTCGAACAAGATTGCGATCGAATTGCACTCGCTGGACGACCCATCGTTGCATGTGCGTGAAAGCGCGGTATTCATCGTACCGCGCTAA
- a CDS encoding FixH family protein: MSDSLKLQAPVAPWYKHRWPWLLMIGPGLSVVVGSFMGYIAFTQPDALVVGDYYKQGKAINQDLRRDTVASDLAMDTSLSYDVASARLSGSVHSFGKAYQGPLQLHLAHATLPEKDIKLLVQPDAAGNFSVALPMLERSRWQVLVENDKREWRLSGIWTWPLQRSIALHADEEL, translated from the coding sequence ATGTCCGACAGTCTCAAGCTGCAAGCCCCCGTTGCCCCGTGGTACAAGCATCGCTGGCCATGGCTGCTGATGATCGGTCCCGGCCTGTCCGTGGTCGTCGGCAGCTTCATGGGCTATATCGCGTTTACGCAGCCTGATGCGCTGGTGGTGGGCGATTACTACAAGCAGGGAAAGGCGATCAACCAGGACTTGCGGCGCGATACTGTCGCCAGCGACCTGGCGATGGATACCAGCCTGTCGTATGACGTGGCGTCAGCGCGCCTCAGTGGCTCCGTGCACAGCTTCGGCAAGGCTTACCAGGGTCCGCTGCAGCTGCATCTGGCGCATGCGACCTTGCCGGAAAAAGATATCAAGCTGCTGGTGCAGCCCGATGCGGCGGGCAACTTCTCGGTAGCGCTGCCGATGCTCGAGCGCAGCCGCTGGCAAGTGCTGGTGGAAAACGACAAACGCGAGTGGCGCCTGTCCGGCATCTGGACCTGGCCGCTGCAGCGCAGCATCGCGCTGCACGCGGATGAAGAGCTGTAA
- the fnr gene encoding fumarate/nitrate reduction transcriptional regulator Fnr has translation MTEALLTPTLPTVTVEALRARCSTCSMHQLCLPMGLDVGDMDRLDQIIGRRRKIVRGASLFRIGDSFQNLYAIRLGHFKTYQINPGGEEQVTGFQMAGELLGMDAISADRHHCNAVALEDSEVCEIPFSSLEQLLGSMPTLLRHFHRMMSQEITREQSVMLLLGNMQATQRFAAFIVNLASRYEARGYSGSNFQLRMSREEIGNYLGLTIESVSRLLSKFKKEGWLRVSNREIEILQPAKLKAITAGTDVCK, from the coding sequence ATGACTGAAGCGCTCCTCACTCCCACCTTGCCCACAGTGACCGTGGAAGCGTTGCGTGCGCGATGCTCGACCTGCAGCATGCATCAATTGTGCCTGCCGATGGGCCTCGATGTGGGCGACATGGACAGGCTGGATCAGATCATCGGTCGCCGCCGCAAGATCGTGCGCGGCGCCTCGCTGTTCCGCATCGGCGACTCGTTCCAGAACCTGTACGCGATCCGCCTGGGGCACTTCAAGACGTACCAGATCAATCCGGGTGGCGAAGAGCAGGTGACGGGCTTCCAGATGGCAGGAGAACTGCTGGGCATGGACGCCATCAGCGCCGACCGCCACCACTGTAATGCGGTGGCGCTGGAAGACAGCGAAGTGTGTGAAATCCCGTTTTCCAGCCTGGAACAATTGCTGGGCAGTATGCCTACCCTGCTGCGCCATTTCCACCGGATGATGAGCCAGGAAATCACGCGCGAGCAAAGCGTCATGCTGTTGCTGGGCAATATGCAGGCGACACAGCGCTTTGCCGCCTTCATCGTCAACCTGGCCTCGCGCTATGAGGCGCGCGGCTATTCGGGCAGCAATTTCCAGCTGCGCATGTCGCGCGAGGAAATCGGCAACTACCTGGGCCTGACCATCGAAAGCGTCAGCCGCTTATTGTCGAAATTCAAGAAGGAAGGCTGGCTGCGCGTCTCCAACCGCGAGATCGAGATCTTGCAGCCGGCCAAGTTGAAGGCCATTACGGCCGGTACGGACGTCTGCAAGTAA
- a CDS encoding response regulator — protein sequence MKPLGIKAKVALATSLTSIAMIALVTMIQLQHMRADFTRVLLSQQSALITRTAAELDDKLGMLLQIVTLTARQQPPELIAQPAKLREYYARRSMLVLFDDVLVLDAQGAIVADMPLVTGRAGINVAEREYFQTVLRTRQPMITEPMLGKSSGMPIVQMVAPVLTADGQVAGVVIGVLRLYKDNLLGRLRSEKIGKSGYYFILTRGAVPRYVLHPDTSRLLQPRQPNANLTTTQMLKDDGEGSMVSTNSRGITAVNSFKRLKSVNWLLAASLPIEDAFEPFDGVLYRLVLWSILASLLAAFVLGWVTVRLLSPLVRLRDTLLALRTSGSRFTPVPVQQRDEIGELTEAFNGLMCERDRLQQELESRAAELELERDRAEAANRAKSDFVANMSHEIRTPLNAVLGMVYLLGNTRLDTEQRKYLTMVRVAGQSLLGILNDVLDYSKIEARRMELSPVEFDLDEVMNTLATTMTMNAGEKELELAIAVEPDVPRRLVGDAQRLQQILVNLAGNAIKFTESGEVVVAVSLAEREEGRACLRFEVRDTGIGMTELQQQQLFSAFSQGDQSITRRFGGTGLGLAISKQLIHMMGGDIAVASSEGKGSRFWFSVPFEMLEQPAETRRTPALGQLRLLVADDNRTTRELIVKLIEAWGWLADEVDSGFAAIELYRERLAQQQPYDVVLADWHMPVMDGLATAKAIRQAASGQRQPIVVMVNAFARNHLEEISSAAEADVVLMKPITGSSLFDALHQALIAKNDGGEQRMLHQPLGTELAGVHFLLVEDNHLNQAVARGILEHMGATLDVVGDGLQAVERLRTEALRYDIVLMDMQMPVMDGFSATHIIRTELRLNLPVIAMTAGVLASERERCMTAGISDFIAKPVVVEEMMEVILRHLPKRPQVQTTEAAPVADEEVFSMAPLMRVMGRDAKGRGVLRRMVEDALNKGMTPVRDAETALQTGRHSDVARILHGVRGSVGTLGTKRLIRAAFATEEAIDAGRLDEVPALLAHTARELEQALAAASDWLSRLKD from the coding sequence ATGAAGCCTCTCGGCATCAAAGCAAAAGTCGCCTTGGCCACCAGCCTGACCTCGATCGCCATGATCGCACTGGTCACCATGATCCAGTTGCAGCACATGCGCGCTGACTTCACGCGAGTACTGCTGAGCCAGCAATCTGCCCTGATCACCCGCACCGCCGCCGAGCTCGACGACAAGCTGGGCATGCTGCTGCAAATCGTCACCCTGACGGCCAGGCAGCAGCCGCCGGAATTGATCGCCCAACCCGCCAAGCTGCGCGAATACTATGCGCGCCGCTCGATGCTGGTGCTGTTCGACGACGTGCTGGTGCTCGATGCGCAAGGCGCCATCGTGGCCGACATGCCGCTGGTCACGGGCCGCGCCGGCATCAACGTTGCCGAGCGCGAGTATTTCCAGACCGTCCTGCGTACACGTCAGCCCATGATCACCGAGCCGATGCTGGGCAAATCGAGCGGCATGCCCATCGTGCAGATGGTGGCGCCCGTGCTCACCGCCGATGGCCAGGTGGCCGGTGTGGTGATCGGCGTGCTGCGCCTGTACAAGGACAACCTGCTGGGGCGCCTGCGCTCGGAAAAGATCGGCAAGAGCGGCTATTACTTCATTCTCACGCGCGGCGCCGTGCCGCGCTACGTGCTGCACCCCGATACCAGCCGTTTGCTGCAGCCGCGCCAGCCGAACGCCAACCTGACGACCACCCAGATGCTGAAGGACGATGGCGAAGGCAGCATGGTCAGCACCAACAGCCGCGGCATCACGGCCGTCAACAGCTTCAAGCGCCTGAAATCGGTGAACTGGCTGCTGGCCGCCTCGCTACCCATCGAGGACGCCTTCGAACCGTTTGATGGCGTGCTGTACCGGCTGGTGCTGTGGAGCATCCTCGCTTCGCTGCTGGCCGCTTTTGTTCTGGGCTGGGTTACCGTGCGCCTGCTGTCGCCGCTGGTGCGCCTGCGCGATACCCTGCTGGCCCTGCGCACCAGCGGCAGCCGCTTCACGCCCGTGCCAGTGCAGCAGCGCGACGAGATCGGCGAACTGACGGAGGCGTTCAACGGCCTGATGTGCGAACGCGACCGCCTGCAGCAGGAACTCGAATCGCGCGCGGCGGAACTGGAACTGGAGCGCGACCGGGCCGAGGCGGCCAACCGGGCGAAGAGCGACTTCGTGGCCAACATGAGCCATGAAATCCGCACGCCCCTCAATGCCGTGCTGGGCATGGTCTATTTGCTGGGCAATACCAGGCTCGACACGGAACAGCGCAAGTATCTGACCATGGTGCGCGTGGCGGGCCAGTCGCTGCTGGGCATCCTCAACGACGTGCTCGATTATTCGAAGATCGAAGCGCGCCGCATGGAATTGTCGCCCGTCGAGTTCGACCTTGACGAAGTCATGAATACCCTGGCCACGACGATGACGATGAATGCGGGCGAGAAGGAGCTGGAACTGGCCATCGCCGTCGAGCCCGACGTGCCGCGGCGCCTCGTGGGCGACGCCCAGCGCCTGCAGCAAATCCTCGTCAACCTGGCCGGCAATGCCATCAAGTTCACCGAGAGCGGCGAAGTGGTGGTGGCCGTCAGCCTGGCCGAGAGAGAAGAAGGGCGCGCCTGCCTGCGCTTCGAAGTGCGCGACACGGGTATCGGCATGACGGAACTGCAGCAACAGCAACTGTTTTCCGCCTTTTCACAGGGCGACCAGAGCATCACGCGGCGCTTCGGCGGCACGGGTTTGGGCCTGGCCATCAGCAAGCAACTGATCCACATGATGGGCGGCGATATCGCCGTGGCCAGCAGCGAAGGCAAGGGCAGCCGCTTCTGGTTCAGCGTGCCCTTCGAGATGCTGGAGCAGCCGGCCGAGACGCGGCGCACGCCGGCCCTCGGCCAGCTGCGCCTGCTGGTGGCCGACGATAACCGCACTACACGCGAACTGATCGTCAAGCTGATCGAGGCCTGGGGCTGGCTGGCCGACGAAGTGGACTCCGGTTTTGCCGCCATCGAACTGTATCGCGAACGCCTGGCGCAGCAGCAACCGTATGACGTGGTGCTGGCCGACTGGCACATGCCCGTGATGGATGGCCTGGCCACGGCCAAGGCCATCCGCCAGGCGGCCAGTGGCCAGCGCCAGCCCATCGTGGTGATGGTCAACGCCTTCGCCCGCAACCACCTGGAAGAGATTTCCAGCGCGGCCGAGGCCGATGTCGTGCTGATGAAGCCGATCACGGGATCGAGCCTGTTCGATGCCCTGCACCAGGCGCTGATCGCCAAGAACGACGGCGGCGAGCAGCGCATGCTGCACCAGCCGCTGGGCACGGAGCTGGCCGGCGTACATTTCCTGCTGGTGGAAGACAATCATTTGAACCAGGCCGTGGCGCGCGGCATCCTCGAACACATGGGCGCTACCCTGGACGTGGTGGGCGACGGCCTGCAAGCGGTGGAGCGGCTGCGCACGGAGGCGCTGCGCTACGACATCGTGCTGATGGATATGCAAATGCCCGTCATGGACGGCTTCAGCGCCACCCACATCATCCGCACGGAACTGCGCTTGAACTTGCCCGTGATCGCCATGACGGCCGGCGTGCTGGCGTCGGAGCGCGAGCGCTGCATGACGGCCGGCATCAGCGATTTCATCGCCAAGCCCGTGGTGGTGGAAGAGATGATGGAAGTCATCCTGCGCCACCTGCCCAAACGCCCGCAAGTGCAGACGACCGAGGCGGCACCCGTTGCCGATGAGGAAGTGTTTTCCATGGCGCCGCTGATGCGCGTGATGGGACGCGATGCGAAAGGGCGCGGCGTGCTGCGGCGCATGGTGGAAGATGCGCTGAACAAGGGCATGACGCCCGTGCGCGACGCTGAAACAGCGTTGCAAACGGGCCGCCACAGCGACGTGGCGCGCATCTTGCACGGCGTGCGCGGTTCCGTGGGCACCCTGGGCACGAAACGCCTGATCCGCGCCGCGTTTGCCACCGAGGAAGCCATCGACGCCGGTCGACTCGACGAGGTGCCGGCGCTGCTGGCGCACACGGCGCGGGAACTGGAGCAGGCGCTGGCGGCGGCGTCCGATTGGTTGTCGAGGCTGAAAGATTAA
- a CDS encoding TOBE domain-containing protein, protein MTVGGEHLGGAGRVELLGAIAECGSITQAAKLVKMSYKAAWDAIDAMNNLAGEPLVERLTGGKGGGGTRLTQRGRQLVDNFRIIEREHARYLCQLGSQAEGIADDLLLIRRMAMKTTARNQFLGKVAELKQGAVNDEVTLELPGGQHIVAIVTQGSSESLGLVPGAEAFALIKASSIILVTDSAGARFSARNQLAGLVTRVQTGAVNTEVVLDLPRGGTIAAIITNQSSSELGIELGSNVTAIFKASSVILGVPA, encoded by the coding sequence ATGACGGTGGGTGGAGAGCATCTGGGCGGCGCCGGCCGCGTGGAATTGTTGGGCGCCATTGCCGAGTGCGGCTCCATCACGCAGGCGGCGAAGCTTGTGAAGATGAGCTACAAGGCCGCCTGGGACGCCATCGACGCCATGAACAACCTGGCCGGCGAGCCGCTGGTCGAGCGCTTGACGGGCGGCAAGGGCGGCGGTGGTACGCGGCTGACGCAGCGGGGACGCCAGCTGGTCGACAATTTCCGCATCATCGAGCGCGAGCATGCCCGCTACCTGTGCCAGCTGGGCAGTCAGGCGGAAGGCATCGCCGACGATCTTTTACTCATACGGAGAATGGCCATGAAAACCACGGCACGCAATCAATTCCTGGGCAAGGTAGCCGAACTGAAACAGGGCGCCGTCAACGATGAAGTCACACTGGAATTGCCCGGTGGCCAGCACATCGTCGCCATCGTCACGCAGGGCAGCAGCGAGAGCCTGGGCCTGGTGCCGGGCGCGGAAGCGTTCGCGCTGATCAAGGCGTCGTCCATCATCCTCGTGACTGACAGCGCAGGGGCGCGCTTTTCCGCGCGCAATCAGCTGGCCGGGCTGGTGACGCGTGTGCAGACGGGCGCCGTCAACACGGAGGTGGTGCTGGATTTGCCGCGCGGCGGCACGATCGCCGCCATCATCACGAACCAGAGCAGCAGCGAGCTGGGTATCGAGCTTGGCAGCAATGTGACGGCCATTTTCAAGGCGTCCAGCGTGATTCTGGGCGTGCCGGCGTAA
- a CDS encoding ATP-binding cassette domain-containing protein, with translation MQLDLDLRATLRSGKRRFDLQVKCTSECQRIAMYGPSGAGKSMTLKAIAGLFTPDAGHIRLNGRTLFDSAAGINLPPQQRNVAYLFQDYALFPHLTVRQNVGFGLARGWFNPRAREKLDKVEHWLAAFHLQELAHQFPDELSGGQRQRVALARALVAEPAALLLDEPFAALDPALRVKMRLELSQWQQRLDVPMILITHDPEDARILGEHVLYLRDGQIDNGEEHMALGERIG, from the coding sequence ATGCAACTCGACCTCGACCTTCGCGCCACCTTGCGCTCCGGCAAACGCCGCTTCGACTTGCAGGTGAAATGCACGTCCGAGTGTCAGCGCATCGCCATGTATGGCCCGTCTGGCGCCGGCAAGAGCATGACCCTGAAAGCCATTGCCGGACTCTTCACGCCTGACGCCGGCCATATCCGCCTGAACGGGCGCACCCTGTTCGATTCGGCCGCTGGCATCAATTTGCCGCCGCAGCAACGCAATGTGGCGTATCTGTTCCAGGATTACGCGCTGTTCCCGCACCTGACGGTGCGCCAGAACGTGGGCTTCGGCCTGGCGCGGGGCTGGTTCAACCCGCGCGCGCGCGAAAAGCTGGACAAGGTCGAGCATTGGCTAGCCGCATTTCATTTGCAGGAACTGGCGCACCAGTTTCCCGACGAGTTGTCCGGTGGCCAGCGCCAAAGGGTGGCGCTGGCGAGGGCGCTCGTGGCCGAGCCGGCCGCGCTGCTGCTCGACGAGCCTTTTGCGGCCCTCGATCCGGCCCTGCGTGTCAAAATGCGTCTGGAACTGAGCCAGTGGCAGCAGCGCCTGGACGTGCCCATGATCCTGATCACCCACGATCCGGAAGATGCGCGCATCCTGGGCGAGCATGTGCTGTACTTGCGCGACGGACAGATCGATAACGGGGAAGAACACATGGCTTTGGGTGAACGCATTGGATAA
- the modB gene encoding molybdate ABC transporter permease subunit, translating into MDIAWTALALSLKVAAWATALNLLLGIGTGYLLARTRFPGRELLDALLTLPMVMPPTVLGYYLLVLLGRRGTLGIWLQDNFGINLIFTWQGAVIASTVVAFPLVFKPARAAFEAVDGQLEQAARVLGISEIAIFFRVTLPLAWRGILAGVLLGFVRALGEFGATLMVAGSIPGKTQTLSVAVYEAVQAGQDDVANTLVLITSFVCIVVLLSAGRLAPGRIAHK; encoded by the coding sequence ATGGATATCGCCTGGACCGCGCTGGCCCTGTCGCTCAAAGTAGCGGCCTGGGCCACGGCGCTCAATTTGTTGCTCGGCATCGGTACGGGCTATCTGCTGGCGCGCACGCGTTTTCCCGGGCGCGAGCTGCTCGACGCCCTGTTGACCCTGCCGATGGTGATGCCGCCCACCGTGCTCGGCTACTATCTGCTGGTGCTGCTGGGCCGGCGCGGCACCCTGGGCATCTGGCTGCAGGATAACTTCGGCATTAACCTCATCTTTACCTGGCAGGGCGCCGTGATCGCTTCCACGGTGGTGGCCTTTCCCCTTGTCTTCAAGCCGGCGCGGGCCGCCTTCGAGGCGGTCGACGGCCAGCTGGAGCAGGCGGCTCGCGTGCTGGGCATTTCTGAAATCGCCATCTTTTTCCGTGTAACCTTACCGCTGGCCTGGCGTGGCATCCTCGCTGGCGTGCTGCTGGGCTTTGTGCGTGCGCTGGGCGAGTTTGGCGCCACCCTGATGGTGGCCGGCAGCATCCCCGGCAAGACACAAACCCTGTCGGTGGCCGTGTATGAAGCCGTGCAGGCGGGCCAGGACGACGTGGCCAACACCCTGGTGCTGATCACTTCCTTTGTCTGTATCGTGGTGCTGCTGTCGGCTGGCCGCCTGGCGCCCGGGCGCATCGCGCACAAATGA
- the modA gene encoding molybdate ABC transporter substrate-binding protein, with protein MRLTSLARLLGTALLATAATSTFAGEVVVSAAASLTNAFKDAAQGYEAQYPGSKVSLNFAASGVLLQQIVKGAPVDVFASADQETMDAAQKQDLVLPADRMDFVGNSLVLIVPHDSKLGIKSLSDLTHKGVTRVAIANPASVPVGRYSEGALKKANLWQAVQTKAIGTQNVRQSLDYVARGEVDAGFVYATDAAIMKDKVNVVLDVPLEAPVLYPIATIKGSSNAAEAKRFVSYLQTAPAQAILAKYGFKKP; from the coding sequence ATGCGTCTCACCTCGCTCGCCCGCCTGCTTGGCACCGCTCTTCTCGCTACCGCCGCCACCTCCACCTTTGCCGGCGAAGTGGTGGTGTCGGCCGCGGCCAGCCTGACGAATGCGTTCAAGGATGCGGCGCAAGGCTATGAGGCGCAGTATCCGGGCAGCAAGGTGTCCCTGAACTTTGCCGCCTCGGGCGTGCTGCTGCAGCAGATCGTCAAGGGCGCGCCTGTGGACGTATTTGCCTCGGCCGATCAGGAAACCATGGATGCGGCGCAAAAGCAGGACCTGGTGCTGCCGGCGGACCGCATGGACTTCGTCGGCAACAGCCTGGTGCTGATCGTGCCGCACGACAGCAAGCTGGGCATCAAGAGCTTGAGCGACCTGACGCACAAGGGCGTGACCCGCGTGGCCATCGCCAACCCGGCCAGCGTGCCCGTTGGCCGCTATTCGGAAGGCGCGCTGAAAAAGGCGAATCTGTGGCAAGCCGTGCAGACTAAAGCCATCGGCACGCAGAACGTGCGCCAGTCGCTCGACTACGTGGCGCGCGGCGAAGTCGATGCAGGCTTTGTCTACGCCACCGACGCGGCCATCATGAAGGATAAAGTGAACGTGGTACTGGACGTGCCGTTGGAGGCGCCCGTGCTGTACCCGATTGCCACCATCAAGGGCAGCAGCAATGCCGCCGAAGCGAAGCGCTTCGTCAGCTACCTGCAAACGGCACCGGCGCAAGCCATTCTCGCCAAGTACGGTTTCAAGAAACCATAA
- a CDS encoding putative DNA modification/repair radical SAM protein produces the protein MELTDKLEILADAAKYDASCASSGAPKRDSIGKDGFGATSGMGICHSYTPDGRCVSLLKVLLTNYCLYDCQYCVNRRSSNVPRARFTVAEVVKLTSDFYLRNYSDGLFLSSGIIQSADYTMEQLVQVARELREVHQFRGYIHLKTIPDADPALIAQAGRYADRLSVNIELPTQDSVQKLAPEKSVHTIKLAMGAIRRKLDEKAEEPRSPRFAPAGQSTQMIVGADASDDQQILSTAETLYGSYKLKRVYYSAFSPIPDSPKSVPLAPPPMLREHRLYQADFLLRSYGFQASELLPATGGNLALDIDPKLAWALAHREHFPLDLNRAAQHMIARVPGIGLRNAQRIVDLRRLRQVRYADLSRLRCSMKKIAPFIITADYFPARDTTASEHLRRAMAEAPQQMNLWPELQVA, from the coding sequence ATGGAACTGACGGACAAGCTGGAAATCCTGGCCGACGCGGCCAAGTACGACGCGTCCTGCGCCAGCAGCGGGGCGCCCAAACGCGATTCCATCGGCAAGGACGGCTTTGGCGCCACCTCCGGCATGGGCATCTGCCACAGCTACACGCCGGACGGGCGCTGCGTTTCGCTGCTGAAAGTGCTGCTGACCAATTACTGCCTGTACGATTGCCAGTACTGCGTCAACCGCCGTAGCTCGAACGTGCCGCGCGCGCGGTTTACGGTGGCCGAGGTGGTCAAGCTGACGAGCGACTTTTACCTGCGCAACTATAGCGACGGCCTGTTCCTCAGTTCCGGCATCATCCAGTCGGCCGACTACACGATGGAGCAGCTGGTGCAGGTGGCGCGCGAGTTGCGCGAGGTACACCAGTTCCGCGGCTATATCCATCTGAAAACCATCCCCGACGCCGATCCGGCCCTGATCGCGCAGGCGGGCCGCTATGCCGACCGGCTCAGCGTCAATATCGAACTGCCGACGCAAGACAGCGTGCAAAAGCTGGCGCCGGAAAAAAGCGTGCATACGATTAAACTGGCAATGGGCGCCATCCGCCGCAAGCTCGATGAGAAAGCGGAAGAACCGCGCTCGCCGCGCTTCGCGCCGGCCGGGCAAAGCACGCAAATGATCGTCGGCGCCGACGCCAGCGACGACCAGCAAATTCTCTCCACTGCCGAGACCTTGTACGGCAGCTACAAGCTCAAGCGCGTCTACTACTCGGCCTTCAGCCCGATCCCCGACAGCCCGAAAAGCGTGCCGCTGGCGCCGCCGCCGATGCTGCGCGAACACCGGCTGTATCAAGCCGATTTCCTGCTGCGCAGCTATGGTTTCCAGGCCAGCGAACTGCTGCCCGCCACGGGCGGCAATCTGGCGCTCGATATCGATCCCAAGCTGGCCTGGGCGCTGGCGCACCGCGAACATTTTCCGCTGGACTTGAACCGTGCGGCGCAGCACATGATCGCCCGCGTGCCCGGCATCGGCCTGCGCAACGCGCAGCGCATCGTCGACCTGCGCCGGCTGCGGCAAGTGCGCTACGCCGACTTGTCGCGCTTGCGCTGCAGCATGAAGAAAATCGCCCCCTTCATCATCACGGCCGACTACTTTCCCGCGCGCGATACCACCGCCTCCGAACACCTGCGCCGCGCCATGGCGGAAGCGCCGCAGCAGATGAATTTATGGCCGGAGCTGCAGGTCGCATGA
- a CDS encoding TIGR03915 family putative DNA repair protein translates to MSTVVRLAQSFDEWRAAARELIARGVPPADVAWQSQPGDGDLFSSTPEATDNSAPLLRLPRPLVELLEGAACFNVHDRWAFLYQVLWRWQLGQHDVMSPADTDGARLHAMAKAVRREEHDMHAYVRFRERSEAEGAPRFVAWFEPTHDVLPQVAHHFARRMGSTSWMIATPQASMLWDGASLHAGPALLRGAADIDDAGEALWLTYYRSIFNPARVNADLLHSHIPSRFWKNLPEGAIVPAMLSGAANGERRTGQTASVGQRSGATMIPIAAERA, encoded by the coding sequence ATGAGTACAGTGGTGCGGCTGGCGCAGTCGTTCGACGAGTGGCGCGCGGCCGCACGTGAACTGATCGCGCGCGGCGTGCCGCCTGCCGACGTGGCCTGGCAATCGCAACCCGGCGATGGCGACCTGTTTTCCTCCACGCCGGAGGCAACGGATAACAGCGCTCCGCTGCTGCGCCTGCCCCGTCCCCTGGTCGAATTGCTGGAAGGCGCCGCCTGTTTCAACGTGCATGACCGCTGGGCATTCTTATATCAAGTGCTCTGGCGCTGGCAGCTGGGCCAGCACGACGTGATGTCGCCAGCCGATACGGACGGCGCGCGCCTGCACGCGATGGCCAAGGCCGTGCGCCGCGAGGAGCACGACATGCATGCGTATGTACGCTTCCGCGAACGCAGCGAGGCCGAGGGCGCCCCCCGCTTCGTCGCCTGGTTCGAACCCACGCACGACGTGCTGCCGCAAGTGGCGCACCACTTCGCGCGCCGCATGGGATCTACCAGCTGGATGATCGCCACGCCCCAAGCCAGCATGCTGTGGGATGGCGCATCCTTGCATGCGGGACCGGCGCTGCTGCGCGGCGCTGCCGATATCGACGATGCCGGTGAAGCCCTGTGGCTGACCTACTACCGCAGCATCTTCAATCCCGCGCGCGTGAATGCGGATTTGCTGCATAGCCATATCCCCTCGCGTTTCTGGAAAAATCTGCCGGAAGGCGCCATCGTGCCTGCTATGCTCAGCGGCGCCGCCAACGGCGAACGGCGCACGGGCCAGACGGCCAGCGTAGGCCAGCGCAGCGGCGCCACCATGATCCCGATTGCCGCCGAGCGCGCCTAG